A DNA window from Pirellulales bacterium contains the following coding sequences:
- the ppc gene encoding phosphoenolpyruvate carboxylase encodes MSEDRQSELRREIDFLGRLFGDVIKRFAGEAGFDLVEHVRGLARRLHAGDEQAGEQLYQRVAALSDSQLKAIVRSFSIFLELANLAEDRQRVRVLRQRERESYPEPRRESVRAALAAFQDRGLSTEEVQRLVDRVRIELVLTAHPTEAKRRSVRRLLRRIREVLSTGDAPGLLPVERERVTDRLRGELFKLWQTDFVRPWRPTVLQEVERGLSIMPVLWSEAPALLADLRAAIHQYYPKVAVPATPLVRYGSWIGGDRDGNPFVTAEVTAQTLTLLRRHAVTAHRSAARRLSQSLSISDRLAARPARLEAALEHAADRWSALGELLTKMPPLETYRRWLHAIVWRLQHTLDAPVDAPLDPEAPGYRTAAELAADVRLVADCLRSAGDELVVRNEVEPWLDQIEVFGLHCARLDVRQHSSAYHATVDELWRSAGLCADPGALNEISREKLLVETMGDGRLPGLDFAGSETARESLALFALLRRTARHGGMEPLGAHILSMTKTASDVLAMLWLWRWSERVDGCRPGDAELRLPVAPLFETIGDLHAAPDTLRMLFSVPEYREYLAAQGNDQMVMVGYSDSTKDGGYLAAQWALQQSQIEMQQVADEFGVSLTFFHGRGGSLGRGGGPAARSILSLPTVAFSGSLRLTEQGEVLAERYDTPEIAYRHLEQVSWSALVAASRRPTPPPTEWSTLMTQLAERSFTAYRKLVDAPAFADYYRAVTPIDEIERLPIGSRPSKRKASNRIEDLRAIPWVFSWTQCRALLPAWYGLGSAVESVADDPTAMDALRTMYRDWPFFEATISNAALALAKANMPVFRLYARLGSEIPGANELTAAIIAEFERSERAVVAIAGGSELLDDVPWLKRSIQVRNGYVDPLNVVQAALLDRTARRPVSSADALPDESEHIMNITIKGVSAGMRTTG; translated from the coding sequence ATGAGCGAAGATCGCCAATCGGAGCTGCGCCGCGAGATCGACTTCCTCGGCCGATTGTTCGGCGACGTCATCAAACGCTTCGCCGGCGAAGCGGGTTTCGACTTGGTCGAACACGTTCGCGGCTTGGCCCGACGACTCCACGCGGGGGACGAGCAGGCGGGCGAGCAACTCTACCAGCGGGTTGCGGCGCTCTCCGACAGTCAACTCAAGGCGATCGTCCGCAGCTTCAGCATCTTTCTGGAACTGGCGAATCTGGCCGAGGATCGCCAACGCGTGCGGGTCCTGCGGCAACGCGAGCGGGAGTCGTATCCCGAGCCGCGGCGCGAATCGGTTCGCGCCGCGCTGGCGGCCTTTCAGGATCGAGGGCTGTCGACCGAGGAGGTGCAGCGGTTGGTCGATCGGGTGCGGATCGAACTGGTGCTGACCGCCCACCCGACCGAGGCGAAACGCCGTTCGGTGCGCCGGCTGCTGCGGCGGATTCGCGAAGTCCTGTCGACCGGCGACGCCCCCGGGCTGCTTCCCGTCGAACGCGAACGCGTGACTGATCGGTTGCGAGGCGAGCTGTTCAAGCTATGGCAGACCGACTTCGTGCGGCCCTGGCGCCCCACCGTGCTGCAGGAGGTCGAACGGGGGCTGTCGATCATGCCCGTGCTGTGGAGCGAGGCCCCCGCGCTGTTGGCCGACCTGCGGGCCGCGATTCACCAGTACTACCCCAAGGTGGCCGTCCCTGCCACGCCGCTGGTGCGGTACGGCTCGTGGATCGGCGGAGATCGCGACGGCAACCCGTTCGTCACCGCGGAGGTGACCGCGCAAACGCTCACCTTGCTGCGGCGGCATGCCGTGACGGCGCATCGCTCGGCGGCGCGGCGGTTGTCGCAGTCGCTGAGCATCTCCGACCGGCTGGCCGCGCGCCCCGCGCGACTGGAAGCGGCGCTCGAGCATGCCGCCGACCGCTGGTCCGCGCTGGGCGAACTGCTGACCAAGATGCCTCCGCTGGAGACGTATCGCCGCTGGTTGCACGCCATTGTCTGGCGATTGCAACACACGCTCGACGCGCCGGTTGATGCGCCGCTCGACCCCGAAGCCCCCGGCTACCGCACTGCCGCCGAACTGGCCGCCGACGTGCGCCTGGTGGCCGACTGCCTCCGCTCCGCCGGCGACGAATTGGTCGTCCGGAACGAAGTCGAACCGTGGCTCGATCAGATCGAGGTGTTCGGGCTCCACTGTGCGCGGCTCGACGTGCGGCAGCATTCTTCGGCGTATCATGCGACGGTCGACGAATTGTGGCGCTCAGCCGGTCTATGCGCGGATCCCGGCGCGCTGAACGAGATCTCCCGCGAGAAGTTGCTCGTCGAGACGATGGGAGACGGACGCTTGCCGGGGCTCGATTTCGCCGGATCGGAGACGGCTCGCGAGTCGCTCGCCTTGTTCGCGCTCTTGCGGCGCACGGCACGCCATGGCGGGATGGAGCCGCTGGGAGCCCACATCCTCAGCATGACCAAAACCGCCAGCGACGTCCTGGCGATGCTGTGGTTGTGGCGGTGGTCGGAGCGAGTCGACGGCTGCCGGCCCGGAGACGCCGAGTTGCGTCTGCCGGTCGCCCCGCTGTTCGAGACGATCGGCGATTTGCACGCGGCGCCCGACACGCTGCGAATGCTGTTCTCCGTGCCGGAGTATCGCGAGTATCTGGCCGCTCAGGGGAACGACCAGATGGTCATGGTCGGTTACTCCGACAGCACCAAGGACGGCGGATATCTCGCCGCCCAGTGGGCGCTGCAGCAATCGCAGATCGAGATGCAGCAGGTCGCCGACGAGTTCGGAGTCTCGCTGACGTTCTTCCATGGCCGCGGCGGTTCGCTGGGCCGCGGCGGGGGCCCCGCGGCACGGAGCATTTTGTCGCTGCCGACTGTCGCGTTCTCCGGCTCGCTGCGGCTGACCGAGCAAGGGGAAGTGCTCGCCGAGCGGTACGACACCCCCGAGATCGCCTACCGCCATTTGGAGCAGGTGAGCTGGTCGGCGCTGGTGGCCGCGTCGCGCCGCCCGACGCCGCCGCCGACCGAGTGGTCGACGCTCATGACGCAGCTCGCCGAGCGGTCGTTCACGGCGTACCGCAAACTGGTCGACGCCCCGGCGTTCGCCGACTACTATCGCGCCGTCACGCCGATCGACGAGATCGAGCGGCTCCCCATCGGCTCGCGCCCCTCGAAACGCAAGGCAAGCAACCGCATCGAAGACCTGCGAGCGATCCCGTGGGTCTTCTCGTGGACGCAATGCCGCGCGCTGTTGCCTGCCTGGTACGGCTTAGGGTCGGCCGTCGAATCGGTCGCAGACGACCCGACCGCGATGGACGCCCTGCGCACGATGTACCGCGATTGGCCGTTCTTCGAGGCGACGATCAGCAACGCGGCCCTCGCCCTCGCCAAGGCGAACATGCCGGTCTTTCGCCTATACGCCCGCCTGGGTTCCGAGATCCCCGGGGCGAACGAACTGACGGCAGCAATCATCGCCGAGTTCGAACGTTCCGAGCGGGCGGTCGTCGCCATCGCCGGCGGCAGCGAACTGTTGGACGACGTCCCTTGGCTCAAGCGATCGATCCAAGTCCGCAACGGCTACGTCGACCCGCTCAACGTCGTGCAAGCCGCGCTGTTGGACCGCACGGCCCGACGTCCCGTGTCGAGCGCCGACGCGCTTCCCGACGAGTCGGAACACATCATGAACATCACGATCAAAGGGGTCTCGGCGGGGATGCGGACGACGGGCTAG
- a CDS encoding GNAT family N-acetyltransferase: MACVMQMEEISPEAVEHGQLLAAAELLCRVWPKPGRTPESRVEAALSELRAYDGPHNQRPRSFLLREQGKAIAHASIVSREIILGSERVVVAGLARVCTAPEQRGRGLGELVVRAAFETIDRDDFPWALFQTNTSVRPFYERLGSALVENRIVNSRGDDSEANPFWDEVVMRYPNRPDWPAGTIDLLGPGY, translated from the coding sequence ATGGCGTGCGTCATGCAGATGGAAGAGATCTCTCCCGAGGCGGTCGAGCACGGGCAGTTGCTCGCGGCGGCGGAGTTGCTGTGCCGAGTGTGGCCCAAGCCGGGGCGAACCCCCGAGTCGCGGGTCGAGGCGGCCCTGTCCGAGTTGCGCGCCTATGACGGCCCGCACAACCAACGACCCCGGTCGTTTCTCCTCCGCGAGCAAGGCAAGGCGATCGCCCATGCCTCGATCGTCTCTCGCGAAATCATCTTGGGGAGCGAACGGGTCGTCGTCGCCGGCCTCGCGCGGGTCTGTACGGCCCCCGAGCAGCGGGGCCGGGGGCTGGGGGAACTGGTCGTCCGCGCGGCATTCGAAACGATCGACCGCGACGACTTCCCGTGGGCCCTGTTTCAGACCAACACCTCGGTCCGCCCGTTCTACGAACGGCTCGGGTCCGCGCTCGTCGAGAACCGGATCGTCAACTCCCGCGGCGACGACTCCGAGGCGAATCCTTTCTGGGACGAAGTGGTGATGCGCTACCCGAATCGCCCCGACTGGCCCGCGGGGACGATCGATCTCCTGGGCCCCGGGTACTGA
- a CDS encoding sigma-70 family RNA polymerase sigma factor — MALSEVDRTLLENCLAQKERAWESFVDRFSGLVIHVINHSARSRSMVLSAADREDLASDVFLAIVDDDFAVLRRFQGRSSLATYLTVIARRIVVRRLLAQRSPATTVGALDPADQAAAVEERISDREEVDRMLEQLDGPDAQVVRMYHLEGKTYQEISRVVGVPVGSVGPVLTRARARLRGTRHAI, encoded by the coding sequence GTGGCGCTTTCGGAAGTCGACCGCACCCTGCTCGAAAACTGCTTGGCGCAAAAGGAACGCGCCTGGGAGTCCTTCGTCGACCGCTTCTCGGGGCTGGTGATCCACGTGATCAACCACTCGGCCCGCAGCCGGTCGATGGTCCTCTCGGCAGCCGATCGCGAGGATCTGGCCAGCGACGTGTTTTTGGCCATCGTCGACGACGATTTTGCGGTTCTCCGGCGGTTCCAGGGTCGCAGCAGCTTGGCGACGTACCTCACCGTCATCGCCCGGCGGATTGTCGTCCGGCGGTTGCTCGCTCAGCGATCCCCCGCAACCACGGTTGGAGCCCTCGACCCGGCCGACCAAGCCGCTGCGGTCGAAGAGCGGATCAGCGACCGCGAGGAAGTCGACCGCATGCTCGAGCAACTCGACGGCCCCGACGCTCAGGTGGTGCGGATGTATCACCTTGAGGGGAAGACCTACCAGGAGATCAGCCGCGTGGTCGGCGTCCCGGTGGGGAGCGTCGGCCCGGTCCTCACCCGAGCTCGCGCCCGGCTGCGCGGCACGCGCCACGCCATCTGA
- a CDS encoding ferredoxin family protein — MAHVVCEPCFGCKYTDCVVVCPVECFYEGEQILYIHPDECIDCEACVPECPVEAIFHEDNVPEEWKGFIELNAEMAPQCPGITEKKAPLADQ, encoded by the coding sequence ATGGCCCACGTTGTGTGCGAACCGTGCTTCGGCTGCAAGTACACCGATTGCGTGGTCGTTTGCCCGGTGGAGTGCTTCTACGAGGGCGAGCAGATCCTGTACATCCACCCGGACGAGTGCATCGACTGCGAAGCGTGCGTTCCCGAGTGCCCGGTCGAGGCGATCTTCCACGAGGACAACGTCCCGGAGGAGTGGAAGGGCTTCATCGAACTGAACGCCGAAATGGCGCCGCAGTGCCCCGGGATCACCGAGAAGAAGGCCCCGCTGGCCGACCAATAG
- a CDS encoding pilus assembly protein — protein sequence MSRSRPAIRRPARACLGSRRGLAATELAVCLPLLVLIVFGSIQACNLIYLRHGLVTAAYEGTLELAKPNASNASIRVRAEQVLAARGIRNAQLQILPAGTEASSSMRGTPLTIDIRAEVKPNIALSGFFPLPNEVRVRLAGTR from the coding sequence GTGAGTCGTTCTCGCCCGGCAATCCGACGTCCCGCTCGCGCCTGTCTCGGCAGCCGCCGCGGCTTGGCCGCAACCGAACTGGCGGTCTGTCTGCCGCTGCTGGTGCTGATCGTCTTCGGCTCGATCCAGGCGTGCAATCTCATCTACCTGCGACACGGGCTGGTGACCGCTGCGTACGAGGGGACGCTCGAACTGGCCAAACCGAACGCCTCGAACGCTTCGATCCGCGTCCGGGCCGAACAAGTCCTGGCGGCCCGCGGCATTCGTAACGCACAACTGCAGATCCTCCCCGCCGGTACGGAGGCGTCCTCCTCGATGCGGGGGACGCCGCTGACGATCGACATTCGGGCCGAGGTGAAGCCGAACATCGCCTTGTCAGGTTTCTTCCCGTTGCCGAACGAAGTCCGCGTTCGGCTGGCAGGCACGCGCTGA
- a CDS encoding VWA domain-containing protein, which yields MTALHAATDTFHRRRRRPRGADRRGAMLALIALLLPVVLLFMGFAVDLAYMQTTRMELRAAADAAARAGATALSQTGDEAAARRVASQIAQRNEVAGQAMLLRDSDIEIGRSTLQSSGKWAFTPGRAPSNAVRVTAPRNASSRGGSVSLFFGGLIGRKSFDPVMQATASFLSCDICVVLDRSTSMKLNVTGQTGGMYTSDPRFCAPPVATSRWIALDAAMQVFTDELRQSGGEHQVALASYSSDIVSMYGNLCGASKTPATLDARLSTNLKAIDDAVGKLSTGVWNGNTHIEAGMRVGIDALLDKRYARTTATKIMIVMTDGNENVGSAMSAAQVAAAANVIVHTITFSDDVNQTLMRNVASVGGGTHYHANTAEQLRAIFKEMAATVAGLTQ from the coding sequence ATGACCGCTCTGCACGCTGCGACAGACACGTTCCATCGGCGCCGCCGCCGACCGCGGGGCGCCGACCGACGCGGGGCGATGCTGGCCCTGATCGCGCTGCTGTTGCCGGTCGTGTTGCTGTTCATGGGATTCGCCGTCGATCTGGCGTACATGCAGACGACGCGCATGGAACTGCGGGCCGCCGCCGACGCCGCGGCCCGCGCCGGGGCGACCGCGTTGTCGCAGACAGGCGACGAAGCCGCAGCGCGGAGGGTCGCCAGTCAGATCGCCCAACGCAACGAAGTCGCCGGTCAGGCGATGCTGCTGCGCGACAGCGACATCGAGATCGGCCGGTCGACGCTGCAGTCCTCGGGAAAGTGGGCGTTCACCCCTGGGAGAGCTCCGTCAAACGCGGTTCGCGTCACGGCCCCGCGCAACGCATCGTCGCGGGGAGGGAGCGTCTCGCTGTTTTTCGGCGGGCTGATCGGACGCAAGTCGTTTGACCCGGTCATGCAGGCGACGGCCAGCTTCCTAAGCTGCGACATCTGCGTGGTTCTCGATCGTTCGACCTCGATGAAGCTGAACGTCACGGGCCAGACCGGCGGCATGTACACCTCGGATCCCCGGTTCTGCGCTCCCCCCGTGGCGACCAGCCGCTGGATTGCGCTGGACGCCGCGATGCAAGTCTTCACCGACGAACTTCGCCAAAGCGGCGGCGAACACCAAGTCGCCTTGGCCAGCTACAGCAGCGACATTGTCAGCATGTACGGCAATCTGTGCGGGGCCAGCAAGACGCCGGCCACGCTCGACGCCCGCCTGAGCACGAATCTCAAGGCGATTGACGACGCGGTCGGCAAGCTCTCGACCGGCGTTTGGAACGGCAACACCCACATCGAAGCCGGCATGCGCGTCGGCATCGACGCCTTGCTGGACAAACGGTACGCCCGCACCACGGCGACGAAGATCATGATCGTCATGACCGACGGCAACGAAAACGTGGGAAGCGCGATGTCGGCGGCCCAGGTCGCCGCCGCGGCGAACGTCATCGTCCACACGATCACCTTCAGCGACGACGTCAATCAGACGCTGATGCGGAACGTCGCCTCGGTCGGCGGGGGAACGCATTATCACGCCAACACTGCCGAACAGTTGCGGGCGATCTTCAAAGAGATGGCCGCGACGGTCGCGGGTCTGACCCAGTGA
- a CDS encoding pilus assembly protein translates to MNRLSVPKNVAGRRRSRRRGATTVEFALTAPLLFMMVLGAIEFSRANMLLHTSSIAATEAARASIIPGATVAEVRAAGQQQLNLIGVTEATFTIEPAEILPDTKQVTVNLSVPVNLRNGYLLPRVFLGRSVFKSVTLQREGATAETGSESAPKTGIVGEMQGDGYSGFTTASSAKTNGASNASATGTANANAKNAASSSGS, encoded by the coding sequence ATGAATCGCTTGAGCGTTCCGAAGAACGTCGCCGGGAGACGCCGATCTCGTCGTCGCGGGGCGACGACCGTCGAATTCGCGTTGACGGCGCCGCTGCTGTTCATGATGGTGCTGGGAGCGATCGAATTCAGCCGTGCGAACATGCTGCTTCACACGAGCTCGATCGCCGCGACCGAGGCGGCCCGGGCCAGCATCATCCCCGGCGCCACCGTCGCGGAAGTCCGCGCAGCCGGGCAGCAGCAACTCAACTTGATCGGCGTGACCGAGGCGACCTTTACGATCGAGCCGGCCGAGATTCTGCCTGACACGAAGCAGGTGACGGTCAATCTCTCCGTCCCGGTGAACCTGCGGAACGGCTACCTCCTGCCGCGGGTGTTCCTCGGGCGAAGCGTATTCAAGTCGGTCACCCTGCAGCGCGAAGGAGCGACTGCAGAGACGGGAAGCGAATCGGCGCCAAAGACCGGCATCGTCGGCGAGATGCAAGGCGACGGCTACAGCGGGTTCACAACGGCCTCCAGCGCCAAGACCAACGGGGCGTCCAACGCCAGCGCGACAGGAACGGCCAACGCTAACGCCAAGAACGCGGCAAGCTCGAGTGGGTCGTAG
- a CDS encoding HNH endonuclease: MSTAEPSALSASVLVLNRQYMAVHVVNVRRAFSLLVNCLAEVIHIENGQYANYDFQSWREISELRAAFKEKAPDEDWIRSVNFEVCVPRVLRLLNYDRVPRQRVRLNRRNIFARDANQCQYCGLHFPTSELSLDHIVPTCRGGEASWENLVCACVKCNVRKGGRTPKEAHMKLIRPPVKPKRSPLLAMKLGNPKYASWKTFLDAAYWSVDLR; this comes from the coding sequence ATGTCGACAGCCGAACCAAGCGCCTTGAGCGCCAGCGTACTCGTGCTCAATCGCCAGTACATGGCGGTGCACGTGGTCAACGTGCGGCGCGCCTTCAGCCTGCTGGTGAATTGCCTGGCCGAGGTCATTCACATCGAAAACGGCCAATACGCCAACTACGACTTTCAGTCGTGGCGCGAGATCAGCGAGCTGCGCGCCGCGTTCAAGGAAAAGGCGCCCGACGAGGACTGGATCCGCAGCGTCAATTTTGAGGTGTGCGTGCCGCGGGTCCTGCGGCTGCTCAACTACGATCGCGTGCCGCGACAGCGGGTGCGGCTGAATCGGCGAAACATCTTCGCCCGGGACGCCAACCAGTGCCAGTACTGCGGCCTGCACTTCCCCACGAGCGAACTGAGCCTCGACCACATCGTCCCCACCTGTCGCGGCGGGGAGGCAAGCTGGGAGAACCTCGTCTGCGCGTGCGTCAAGTGCAACGTTCGCAAAGGGGGCCGCACCCCCAAGGAAGCGCACATGAAGCTGATCCGTCCGCCGGTGAAGCCGAAGCGCAGTCCGCTGTTGGCGATGAAGCTGGGCAATCCCAAGTACGCCAGTTGGAAGACCTTCCTCGACGCGGCGTACTGGTCGGTCGACTTGCGGTGA
- a CDS encoding thermonuclease family protein, translating to MPAYQRSRTHQILAIVLVVAIALLNWWLERQEQIADPAGPRDSVRVERVVDGDTLLLGPDGTRARLQGIDTPETVKEDSPVEPWGPEATQFTRDFVRAAGNRVEIEVDGERQDQYGRRLVFVWAGERLLNEELVRAGLARPKLAYDYSQAKKDRLKQAQREAQAARRGIWSGKN from the coding sequence ATGCCCGCCTACCAGCGATCGCGCACGCATCAGATTCTGGCGATCGTCTTGGTGGTTGCGATCGCGCTGCTCAACTGGTGGCTGGAGCGGCAGGAGCAGATCGCCGACCCCGCCGGGCCGCGGGACAGCGTCCGCGTCGAGCGGGTCGTCGACGGCGACACGTTGCTGTTGGGACCCGACGGGACACGGGCCCGGTTGCAAGGAATCGACACCCCCGAGACGGTCAAGGAAGACTCCCCCGTCGAACCCTGGGGGCCCGAGGCGACGCAGTTCACACGCGATTTCGTCCGCGCGGCGGGCAACCGCGTCGAGATCGAGGTCGACGGCGAGCGCCAGGATCAGTACGGCCGGCGACTGGTCTTCGTTTGGGCGGGCGAGCGGTTGCTGAACGAGGAACTTGTCCGCGCGGGGCTCGCCCGACCGAAGCTGGCCTACGACTACAGCCAAGCGAAGAAGGACCGTCTTAAGCAAGCCCAGCGCGAAGCTCAAGCGGCCCGGCGCGGGATTTGGTCGGGCAAGAACTGA
- a CDS encoding DUF4147 domain-containing protein gives MTSPHRTAAELREHAWQIWRAGVAGVDPRRLIQDAVQVHGDLLVVNDGAEEIELGEVNRIVVVGGGKAGAAMASALKSVLVDSDAARRRLSGLVCVPEDCLPTLRIFSPDNQQSRGEIELVAGRPAGVNEPTPAGEAAARRMLELVGSLTRDDLCLCLLSGGASALLPAPCRGFSLEDKLQLTRRLSAAGASIDQLNSVRRELSDFKGGGLADACRAGRMISLVVSDVPGDDLATIGCGPTADRQSLPLVAINVLREFGVDREPYGERAVGVLLDKHRHRQRNDARAKRTTRSRNYVIGNNAAAVDAAGIEAERLGYSHAMISATAPEGPAEEVGRRLASLARQMRDEPGPDCLIAGGEPTVRLPPPEVRGRGGRNQQLCLAALVEQSDWRGMALVSGGTDGEDGPTDAAGAFLDEPIAIAARRMRLDAVDALARCDAYEFFSRCDGLLKTGPTHTNVGDLRVVVVERRASESH, from the coding sequence ATGACGAGCCCGCACCGTACTGCCGCCGAGTTGCGCGAGCACGCCTGGCAAATTTGGCGCGCCGGCGTGGCAGGGGTCGATCCGCGACGGTTGATTCAAGACGCCGTGCAAGTGCATGGCGACTTGCTCGTCGTGAACGACGGGGCGGAGGAGATTGAACTAGGCGAAGTCAATCGAATCGTGGTCGTCGGCGGCGGCAAGGCAGGCGCCGCGATGGCGTCCGCTCTCAAAAGCGTCCTCGTCGACTCGGACGCTGCGCGCCGGCGGTTGAGCGGTTTGGTGTGCGTTCCCGAGGACTGCTTGCCGACTCTCCGGATCTTCTCCCCCGACAATCAGCAAAGTCGGGGAGAGATCGAACTGGTCGCCGGTCGCCCGGCCGGCGTCAACGAGCCGACCCCAGCCGGCGAGGCGGCCGCTCGGCGGATGCTCGAACTCGTCGGCTCGCTGACCCGCGACGACCTTTGCTTGTGCCTGCTCTCCGGCGGAGCGTCGGCGCTGCTCCCGGCGCCATGCCGAGGGTTCTCGCTCGAAGACAAGCTGCAATTGACGCGGCGCTTGTCCGCCGCGGGGGCGTCGATCGATCAGCTCAACTCCGTGCGACGTGAATTGAGCGATTTCAAGGGAGGCGGACTGGCCGACGCGTGCAGGGCCGGTCGCATGATCTCGCTTGTCGTCTCCGACGTGCCGGGCGACGATCTCGCGACGATCGGCTGCGGGCCGACGGCAGATCGTCAATCGCTTCCCTTGGTCGCGATCAATGTGTTGCGAGAGTTCGGCGTCGACCGCGAGCCGTACGGCGAGCGTGCCGTCGGCGTGCTGTTGGACAAGCACCGGCACCGGCAGCGGAACGACGCTCGTGCCAAGCGGACGACTCGTTCAAGGAATTACGTCATCGGCAACAACGCCGCGGCTGTCGACGCCGCGGGGATCGAGGCGGAGCGGTTGGGGTACAGCCACGCAATGATCTCGGCGACCGCGCCGGAGGGACCGGCGGAGGAGGTCGGCCGGCGGCTGGCGTCGCTCGCCAGGCAGATGCGCGACGAGCCGGGGCCCGATTGCCTGATCGCCGGCGGCGAGCCGACGGTGCGCCTGCCGCCCCCCGAGGTTCGCGGCCGCGGGGGACGCAATCAGCAGCTCTGCCTGGCGGCGCTCGTCGAGCAATCCGACTGGCGCGGAATGGCGCTCGTCTCGGGAGGGACCGACGGCGAGGACGGTCCGACCGACGCCGCGGGGGCGTTTCTCGACGAGCCAATCGCGATAGCGGCTCGGCGTATGCGGCTCGACGCCGTCGATGCGCTAGCCCGCTGCGACGCCTACGAATTCTTTTCGCGCTGCGACGGCCTCTTGAAGACCGGCCCGACTCACACCAACGTCGGCGACCTGCGGGTGGTCGTCGTCGAGCGGCGTGCTAGCGAGTCGCACTGA